The following proteins come from a genomic window of Candidatus Methylacidiphilales bacterium:
- a CDS encoding prepilin-type N-terminal cleavage/methylation domain-containing protein, whose protein sequence is MKAESTPPPRRKGFTLVELLAALTVLSILALLGLAALGAAGERARATQCVSNLRQIGLALQAFAADHEQQLPDIVAGRHSLSENVPVLDTVLLPYTGGEAAVFRCPGDAKKLFETTGCSYFWNYLPVIQPDGSKNLRLPGLEFPLTNQSSLSQIPLVVDKEAFHDRGRTSNILYADGSVRASR, encoded by the coding sequence GTGAAGGCAGAATCCACCCCGCCTCCTCGCCGCAAAGGATTCACTTTGGTGGAACTGCTCGCGGCCCTCACTGTGCTGTCCATCCTGGCGCTGCTGGGGTTGGCGGCCTTGGGTGCCGCCGGGGAGCGTGCCCGTGCCACCCAGTGTGTTTCCAACCTGCGGCAGATCGGTCTGGCCCTCCAGGCCTTTGCCGCCGATCACGAACAGCAATTGCCCGATATCGTCGCCGGGCGTCACAGTCTTTCCGAAAACGTGCCCGTCCTCGACACCGTCCTATTGCCCTACACGGGAGGGGAGGCGGCCGTTTTCCGTTGCCCGGGCGATGCCAAAAAGCTTTTTGAGACAACCGGCTGCAGTTACTTCTGGAACTATCTTCCCGTTATCCAACCCGATGGAAGCAAGAACCTGCGCCTTCCCGGTTTGGAATTTCCTCTGACCAATCAGTCGAGCCTTTCCCAGATCCCGCTGGTGGTCGACAAAGAGGCCTTCCACGACCGGGGCCGCACCAGCAACATCCTATACGCAGACGGGAGTGTCCGTGCCAGCCGCTGA
- a CDS encoding ABC transporter ATP-binding protein, producing MPAAEPMLEISGLGKRFGERMAVQDVSFQVPRGSLYGLLGHNGAGKSTTIGAVLGQIHPDAGILRVAGHDVFRSRQQALARVGAIFETPCFYEYLSGRRNLEIFTAYSAICPPSALDAIIAKVGLIGRIDDPVGKYSHGMRQRLALAQALLPDPDFLILDEPGDGLDPEGIAEMREMVLRLNREEGMTILLCSHQLDEVRRLCRELAILRQGRLVFAGDWRALGHVAGQVDIRTDRTTVSLSLLVEKNMLAQAPGGHVLVQGVSLADCARVLVEAGHHLEHLGEKEADLEDFYLRQIHGRKEGA from the coding sequence GTGCCAGCCGCTGAACCCATGTTGGAAATCTCCGGATTGGGCAAGCGTTTCGGCGAGCGCATGGCCGTTCAGGACGTTTCGTTCCAGGTGCCCCGGGGTTCGCTCTACGGCCTCCTCGGCCACAACGGCGCCGGGAAAAGCACCACCATCGGGGCGGTCCTGGGCCAGATCCACCCCGATGCGGGAATCCTCCGGGTGGCCGGCCACGATGTCTTCCGCTCGCGCCAACAGGCCCTGGCCCGGGTCGGGGCCATCTTCGAAACCCCCTGCTTTTACGAATACCTCAGCGGTCGCCGTAACTTGGAAATATTCACGGCCTACTCCGCCATCTGTCCGCCTTCGGCCCTTGATGCCATCATCGCCAAGGTCGGGTTGATCGGGCGCATCGATGACCCGGTCGGCAAGTATTCGCACGGTATGCGCCAGCGGTTGGCCCTGGCCCAGGCCCTCCTTCCGGACCCGGATTTCCTCATCCTGGATGAACCCGGTGACGGGCTCGACCCGGAGGGCATTGCCGAGATGCGTGAGATGGTTCTGCGGCTGAACCGCGAGGAAGGGATGACCATCCTGCTGTGTTCCCACCAGCTAGACGAAGTCCGGCGCCTTTGCCGTGAGCTGGCCATTCTCCGTCAAGGACGTCTCGTCTTCGCCGGGGACTGGCGCGCCTTGGGCCACGTCGCCGGCCAGGTCGACATCCGCACCGACCGTACCACTGTCTCGCTTTCTCTCCTGGTGGAAAAGAACATGTTGGCCCAGGCGCCGGGCGGTCATGTCCTCGTGCAGGGGGTATCCCTGGCCGACTGTGCCCGGGTACTGGTGGAGGCGGGCCACCATCTGGAGCATCTTGGTGAGAAAGAGGCCGATCTGGAGGACTTTTACCTGCGCCAAATCCACGGGCGCAAGGAGGGGGCATGA